The genomic window TGCACGTTCTCAAAGTTTTTGGTTTGTGGCACAGCACACATTTCTGACAAGATATCACTTTATTGTTTACcttcttatttttttgaaaGGCTGGAATGACATTAACTTAAGTGCAAAATTTGTTGTAAGCCCTTTGCCTGCTTTCTGGTTACTCCTACGAAGAGGAAATTCCTGTTGTATCTGCTGGTGACTTGTGTAAGTGTAAAACTGAACATGTCATCGCTTCCTGTGCCTTTTGCAAGAGCACACAGAGTTTATCTGAAATAGAAGATGCAAAAattatgttgtgttttttaagatttttttttattacttgctCTGCAAATGTTCAGTGTTGTGTTGTGCCAATATTATATACAATATCTTGGAAATGTGTCTGAAATAAAAATCTTAAAGGTGCATTTTTCTCCTGTATAACTTTATACAGAAAATTCAGATGAAATTAAAAAGGTCTttaatgaaaaaattaaaaactggaACCCAGTACGACGTATAAACACCAAAGCAGTTCAAAGCTTAGAACAGATCCAGGAACACCAAAATAAACTCACGTTTACAACAAAGCAAGCAAAGTTAAGAGAGAACATTCACTTATGCTAATATGACACTGTACATTAATCTCCATTTCCATTCCATGTACAGCATCAAAGCAGAGCCATTAACTATGAAAATATTATCTGTATGAAGAAAATTATATTCTGCGTTATATGTGGAAAGTAtgatgaacattttaaaatatccaAGTGAAGAACTTTGTGAGTAGCCCGAACAGTCAACTCCTCTTCTGGTGTCGATCACATAACTTCGTAGCCGTCCCGAATGCCTTTGATCAAACAGCAGGCAAACACAATACCGAGTAACTGGAAGGAAGAGAGAAAACGGTCATCATTTTTGtttacaactttttaaaaactaaaagtctGTAGAGTCCAGAAGCAAGATGAGCAACAACACATTACCATAGTAACAAAGGAAACTAAAATGAGCTGATAGACTCTTGAGTTTAAGAGCAAATTTTGTTTAATGGTGTTACATACCTGCAGGATAGCAATGACAACCGCTGCTACTATCACCCATAAGATGTTATTCTTTAGAAATGTCTCCATAGCAGCACTACAACTCTAAAgagaacaaacagaaaagttagAATTGATCTCCACTGTGTCTGAGAAAGGTTAACTCAGAGTACACTCTGTATGCTTGTGGGCTTTTTGCCGTTtcgtttttctttcctccttccaCATTTGAGGTTCTACAAATCACATAGTGTGACAATGAGAGCAGCTAGCTCAACCATTTTCTCGTGCACGTAAAGcagtaaatctttttttgtttgtttgttttagtcaCTAATCTCCTGGTGGAAAATTTGTTTCAAAGATTTAACTTTGGAGGTACTCTGTTTGCCAGTTGTATAGTCTGTGAGAAAACAGCACTAGGCTTCTTTGCTTTGTAGCCTCAAACACTTTCCTTAAGAGTTTATGACCTCAGACACTCATTTAATAGCACAAAgtccattttgtaaattatgctcACTACTGGATTCACAAAGGATGATTAACTAGTGCGCACTCATTGCCTAACAACATATCAATCAGTCGTTAGCAGATGAGTTTGCAGTTCCAAATCCTTTAATCCTTTTCTGTGCTTGGCACAAAGCAAGACTGTTACGCAGCTGGAGTCCTGTTTCTAATATTTACATGCCATCCAGTTGCAGTTTGGTAACAATTATTTACTGTATGTCTCTTTAGCTTgccagatatatatatatttttacctaTTTAAGCAACATGCTGATAACTTAGATGTTTTACTAAATAAACAGGACTTAAGAATTAAGAAAGTGAATTTCAGGTTAAATAAACTTAGAAAGAAATTGACCCCTGTTTACCTGCTGATACACTTTGTCAGAGTCAGTCATGGTTCCTATTCCACAGCCTTTAGTGACATTCTTGCAGCATGAGTCAGGCACAGAGTTTCCTTTGCTAGTGAAGTTTTTCCAGTCAGAAGAACCGTTCACACCGCAGCATTTCAGCTGGAAAATGCAAACAAGTCTATGAACAACAGCTATGAACTTGAGATGTAGAGTAAAATGATATGGAACACATTGTGCAAACAGCAACAATATCCTGTCACACGAAACTTACCAACAGGATGCAAAATGTTTTGACAGGGTGGTACCATACTAACCAAACAGTGAACAGGAACATTTACAGTGAACTTACGTTATGCTGAAGATTGTCCACGGTCTCTTTGAATTCTGGTGTACCCTTTTCGTACTTGGAGATCATTTCAGTGACGCTATCGTGGACGATAGTTGAGAGCTACACGGGaggcacaacacacacaacattgCAGCTCAAATTAAAACCACACCTTCTGCAGGGACTCACATAAAACAGATGTATTCAACACTTACCTTGTTTCTGAAGACGTATCCAACAATTGCTGCTGCAATCTCAACGATAACAATCAGTGAGAGAAGGACAGCAAACTGAGGGAGGAGAAAAGGAACGAATGAGGAATTGAATGATCTACCTGAGTGGTTGTcacacaaataaacagcaaTTTTTACAATGAAATCTCGTGCAAAAAagttaacaaaaacaaagttactGCATATGGTGCTGTGTGAATTACCGTGGTGACCATGCAGTGGTTTTCTTTGAAGGCTCCACAGCAACCAAAGAAGCTGATGAAGAAAATCACCACACCAACTCCGATCAGGATAATGGGAGCTGCCGAGGCAGTGGGATCAGTGATCTTGAGGGTTTTGTTAAGCGACACCTGAACCATGATTCCTACCACAATCAGTGCTAGGCCACATAGCTGCAAGAATAAGAAGTTAGGCTAGAGTGAATTCATGGGGAAAGGTTTATAATTTgtaatgtaatattttatttggcTATTTGACAAAAGTATGATagcaaagaaaagcaacaataaTTTGATTCTTATTAGCAGCTAAACAATAAAACTGTACCAAAtacacttgtgtttttatacaCCCAGGTACTTGACTTTGATAGGGATCAATCTAGAAAGTGTCGCACCTGTGTGCCAGTTATGGAGGGTGAATACCACTACTTTAATAGGTGTATGTTAACCTTCTCTGACAGTTGGCAGCAATGCCAAGgggtaatggtaaatggactgattcttatatagagcttttctagtctcctggagtactcaaagcgctctatacaacatgccacagtCACCCAATCACCCCCATTCAAACAAGCACTTTCTTTCTATACTTAGTGCTTCCTAGcttcattcatacacattcatattcagatggatgcatcggagagcaacttggggttaatatcttgcccaaggatacttgacattcagactggaggagcctggGATCAAATcactaaccttccgatcagtaggggacctgctctgcctcctACAGCCACCTCAAGGGGGGACAAATTTCCCAAGACAAGTTTTTTATCTTAATATAGCTACTACAAATTTtaaagattgaaaaaaaaaaaatctgattatgGTATCATTAAATCAATTtgatttttatattattgtactttttcatttcatgtaAGCAAACAACATGAGAAAGGTCTAAAACAAAAGAGGAAGTTGCAACATTTTTCAGTCCCTGAATGCGGATGTAAAACGATCAGATGATACAATGACACTGTCACAGTGTCACTGTCTGGTTTGGGTGATAAGAGCAATTCATTCGATCTTTTACAAACACTAATGCCTGACCGCAATCAGCTGTGTCCTTGAGCAAACTGtattctttttacttttattcccTTTTAACTCAGTCCTGCTACTTTTCTGATAAACAATTGTTCAGTTGTGCactttttcaagaaaaaaaaatttttttatatatatatatatatatatatatatatatatatatatatatataaataaaagaacaggtGTTATTTATTTGCCATATCAAACATCATGTTTCGAATGACTAACAGTATAAAAATTGCTAAACTGTAAAATGTAGACCTATGTTAgatattttaaagcttttgtaTAAGGTGTGAGTAAGATTTAATTATTCATTAAcctgtttttattgttcttgATACACATGGGCGAgggcaaaaacaaatatattgtgGCTGGAGATACCACTGGGAGTCCCTGAAGAACAACTTCAGCTCCCAACAGTATGCTCACTATTGTAGGGGTTTAATATTTGAAACATTTaagggaaaataaatgttttcatacCAGTATGACAACCTGATACCTCTCCAGCCTCAGTGTCAGTCACATGTTTGCTATGCTATCCATATTAAGACCTGGCTGCTACTGTAGATGCTTCTGTGTTCGCTCCACCAATGTAAATATTTGAGCCTGAGTCAAACAAACAGCTAATGGTTGGTGTAGGACAAAATATAAAGGAGTGAACAGAGAAGCCAAGCAGAGCCCAGAAAGTCACAGAAATTCAGAAGAGAGTATACTTCATGTTTCCTGAGAAGGAAGCTGTGGCAAAATTTGGTGGCTCTCTTGCTCTCACAACTGAAGAGCTAATCAACAGGCAGATCAGACTGTGAGATTAACGTACAAGACAACTGTGCTGTTAAGACTTTTTGAACATgaacgttatttggagttgtggttgctcgttttccttttgttttgctgtgttcatttgtctcttttaattctattttgttgtactttttcaacatgttcaaaataaagattcaatcaatcaatcaatcaatcaatcaatcaaaagagTTCACAACACTCATCAGAATTGGTTATCATTGAAAAGATATAGAAGA from Astatotilapia calliptera chromosome 20, fAstCal1.2, whole genome shotgun sequence includes these protein-coding regions:
- the cd63 gene encoding CD63 antigen produces the protein MSVTGGMKCVKYLVFFFNFIFWLCGLALIVVGIMVQVSLNKTLKITDPTASAAPIILIGVGVVIFFISFFGCCGAFKENHCMVTTFAVLLSLIVIVEIAAAIVGYVFRNKLSTIVHDSVTEMISKYEKGTPEFKETVDNLQHNLKCCGVNGSSDWKNFTSKGNSVPDSCCKNVTKGCGIGTMTDSDKVYQQSCSAAMETFLKNNILWVIVAAVVIAILQLLGIVFACCLIKGIRDGYEVM